A part of Cystobacter fuscus DSM 2262 genomic DNA contains:
- the topA gene encoding type I DNA topoisomerase, with protein MATRTKKTATAGEQEVEETAAPEKPTKKPAARKKSAAKKKTAAKKASAKKAAVKRGKKGELATVEASAEDADAEAEAPRRGKGPHYLVVVESPAKAKTIKKYLGSGYTVKASVGHILDLPKSKMGVDLEHDFEPQYEVIKGKEKVLNELKKAAQGVDKVFLATDPDREGEAIAWHINQQLGHPVSFRVMFNEITKPAIQEAISNPRQLSQENYDSQQTRRILDRLVGYQISPILWKKVRRGLSAGRVQSVAVRLICERESEIKAFVPQEYWTLDALLQGQSGPPSFKAKLSRVDGKKVELKDQATTQGLVAEVKNAPFTVSKVDKRERRRNAPAPFITSKLQQEAANRLHFTAKKTMALAQRLYEGVLLGEEGQTALITYMRTDSTRLSDQAVAGVRDFILQTYGADYLPEEPVVYRTKKGAQDAHEAIRPTSLEYPPSKVKAAFDAMNDDMAADMFRLYELIWNRFVACQTKPAVYDQTSADITSGRATFRASGSTLKFPGYLAIYGASLTPEEEAAQEKARAAGDESADDATGELPVLNEGDSLVLQKLLDEQHFTQPPPRFSEATLVKELEERGIGRPSTYAAILSTIQDKKYAEKIEGRFRPTDLGLICNDLLVKHFPHELDVTFTASMEEKLDQISEGEANWKAVLKDFYAPFKETLEKAEAEMRDVKREEVKTDVACEKCGNVMVIKWGKMGHFLACSNYPECKNTKDFKRDAEGKIVIVEEETTDEMCENCGKNMVVKRGRFGKFLACSGYPECKTSKPISIGVTCPDCKQGYLTERRSRFGKIFFGCNRYPDCKFAAWDRPLPEACPQCQSPYLVQKFSKRDGPFVACPNKECDYRRQITEPEAIPPAANGPDASSAA; from the coding sequence ATGGCGACGCGCACGAAGAAGACGGCGACCGCGGGCGAGCAGGAGGTCGAGGAGACGGCGGCCCCCGAGAAGCCGACCAAGAAGCCAGCGGCGCGCAAGAAGAGCGCCGCCAAGAAGAAGACCGCCGCGAAGAAGGCCTCCGCGAAGAAGGCGGCCGTCAAGCGCGGCAAGAAGGGCGAGCTCGCCACGGTGGAGGCCTCCGCCGAGGACGCCGACGCCGAGGCCGAGGCTCCCCGCCGCGGCAAGGGGCCGCACTACCTCGTGGTCGTCGAGTCGCCCGCCAAGGCGAAGACGATCAAGAAGTACCTGGGCTCGGGCTACACGGTGAAGGCGTCCGTGGGCCACATCCTCGACCTGCCCAAGAGCAAGATGGGCGTGGACCTGGAGCACGACTTCGAGCCCCAGTACGAGGTGATCAAAGGCAAGGAGAAGGTGCTCAACGAGCTGAAGAAGGCCGCCCAGGGCGTGGACAAGGTCTTCCTCGCCACGGACCCGGATCGCGAGGGCGAGGCCATCGCCTGGCACATCAACCAGCAGCTCGGCCACCCGGTCTCCTTCCGGGTGATGTTCAACGAGATCACCAAGCCGGCCATCCAGGAGGCCATCTCCAACCCGCGCCAGCTCAGCCAGGAGAACTACGACTCCCAGCAGACGCGCCGCATCCTGGACCGGCTCGTGGGCTATCAGATCTCGCCCATCCTCTGGAAGAAGGTGCGCCGGGGCCTGTCCGCGGGCCGCGTGCAGTCCGTCGCCGTGCGCCTCATCTGCGAGCGTGAGAGCGAGATCAAGGCCTTCGTGCCCCAGGAGTACTGGACGCTGGACGCGCTCTTGCAAGGCCAGTCCGGGCCGCCGTCCTTCAAGGCGAAGCTGTCGCGCGTGGACGGCAAGAAGGTGGAGCTCAAGGACCAGGCCACCACCCAGGGCCTCGTCGCCGAGGTGAAGAACGCTCCCTTCACCGTGAGCAAGGTGGACAAGCGTGAGCGGCGCCGCAACGCCCCCGCGCCCTTCATCACCTCCAAGCTCCAGCAGGAGGCCGCCAACCGGCTGCACTTCACCGCCAAGAAGACCATGGCGCTCGCCCAGCGGCTGTATGAAGGCGTGCTGCTCGGCGAGGAGGGCCAGACGGCGCTCATCACGTACATGCGTACGGACTCCACCCGTCTGTCCGATCAGGCCGTGGCGGGGGTGCGCGACTTCATCCTCCAGACGTATGGCGCGGACTACCTGCCCGAGGAGCCCGTCGTCTACCGCACCAAGAAGGGCGCCCAGGACGCGCACGAGGCCATCCGTCCCACCTCGCTCGAGTACCCGCCCTCCAAGGTGAAGGCCGCCTTCGACGCGATGAACGACGACATGGCCGCGGACATGTTCCGCCTCTACGAGCTCATCTGGAACCGCTTCGTGGCGTGCCAGACGAAGCCGGCCGTGTATGACCAGACGAGCGCGGACATCACCTCGGGCCGGGCCACGTTCCGCGCCTCGGGCTCCACGCTGAAGTTCCCCGGCTACCTGGCCATCTACGGCGCGAGCCTCACCCCCGAGGAGGAGGCCGCCCAGGAGAAGGCGCGCGCCGCCGGCGACGAGAGCGCCGACGACGCCACGGGCGAGCTGCCCGTGCTCAACGAGGGCGACAGCCTCGTGCTGCAGAAGCTGCTCGACGAGCAGCACTTCACCCAGCCCCCTCCGCGCTTCTCCGAGGCCACGCTCGTCAAGGAACTGGAGGAGCGGGGCATCGGCCGTCCCTCCACCTACGCCGCCATCCTCTCCACCATCCAGGACAAGAAGTACGCGGAGAAGATCGAGGGCCGCTTCCGCCCCACGGACCTGGGCCTCATCTGCAACGACTTGCTCGTCAAGCACTTCCCCCACGAGCTGGACGTGACGTTCACGGCCAGCATGGAGGAGAAGCTGGATCAGATCTCCGAGGGCGAGGCCAACTGGAAGGCCGTGCTCAAGGACTTCTACGCGCCCTTCAAGGAGACGCTCGAGAAGGCCGAGGCGGAGATGCGCGACGTCAAGCGCGAGGAGGTGAAGACCGACGTGGCGTGCGAGAAGTGCGGCAACGTCATGGTGATCAAATGGGGGAAGATGGGCCACTTCCTCGCGTGCTCGAACTATCCCGAGTGCAAGAACACCAAGGACTTCAAGCGCGACGCGGAAGGGAAGATCGTCATCGTGGAGGAGGAGACCACGGACGAGATGTGCGAGAACTGCGGCAAGAACATGGTCGTCAAGCGCGGCCGGTTCGGCAAGTTCCTCGCCTGCTCGGGCTACCCCGAGTGCAAGACGTCCAAGCCCATCTCCATCGGCGTGACGTGCCCGGACTGCAAGCAGGGCTACCTCACCGAGCGCCGCAGCCGTTTCGGGAAGATCTTCTTCGGGTGCAACCGCTACCCCGACTGCAAGTTCGCCGCGTGGGACCGGCCGCTGCCCGAGGCGTGCCCGCAGTGCCAGTCGCCCTACCTGGTGCAGAAGTTCTCCAAGCGTGACGGCCCCTTCGTGGCCTGCCCGAACAAGGAGTGCGACTACCGCCGGCAGATCACCGAGCCCGAGGCCATCCCTCCGGCGGCCAACGGGCCCGACGCGTCCTCGGCGGCCTGA
- a CDS encoding TraR/DksA family transcriptional regulator, with translation MTRANDLLKIRDLLQRRRRAILSTSEGAQRELAALKASDRDPEYEEQAQAELADYTLSSLMEAQRREVMLIDAALRRMDTGVFGECVDCGADITLERLEAMPFAIRCEEDATSHELETRGGHAQSVPTL, from the coding sequence ATGACGCGAGCCAATGACCTCTTGAAGATTCGGGATCTCCTCCAGCGCCGCCGCCGCGCCATCCTCAGCACGAGCGAGGGGGCCCAACGCGAGCTCGCGGCGCTCAAGGCCTCGGATCGGGATCCCGAGTACGAGGAGCAGGCCCAGGCCGAGCTGGCGGACTACACCCTGTCCAGCCTGATGGAGGCGCAGCGGCGCGAGGTGATGCTCATCGATGCCGCGCTGCGTCGCATGGACACGGGCGTGTTCGGCGAGTGCGTGGATTGCGGCGCGGACATCACCCTCGAGCGGCTGGAGGCGATGCCCTTCGCCATCCGCTGCGAGGAGGACGCGACGAGCCACGAGCTGGAGACGCGCGGAGGCCACGCCCAGTCGGTGCCCACCCTCTAG
- the trmFO gene encoding methylenetetrahydrofolate--tRNA-(uracil(54)-C(5))-methyltransferase (FADH(2)-oxidizing) TrmFO yields MARGGEGRARERGRKRHVKHQRVTVIGGGLAGSECAWQLAKRGVPVTLREMKPQRRSPAHKTDTFAELVCSNSLRSDNPESAIGLLHAELRALSSVILGCADTHRVPAGDALAVDRDAFSAAVTRSVHEAPGVEVVAGEVEQLPEGVVVIATGPLTSDALTKELERYVGEKLYFYDSIAPIVAGDSIDMNIAFRASRYGKGGGDDYINLPLTAEEYARFIAEVKAGQKLQPHSFEEPRYFEGCLPIEVMVERGDQTLAFGPMKPVGLVDPRTGKESHAVVQLRMEDKAGTSWNMVGFQTRLTWGEQKRIFTSCIPGLAQAEFLRMGQIHRNTFIDAPRLLGRDLSLKAESRLFFAGQITGVEGYVESAACGYLAALAVYARLTGGEFVPPPATTALGALYRHVTGEAHPEDYDYQPSNIIFGLFPPLQGRHKKADKRVKYAERARADLATWLPSVPPAEAPGRTV; encoded by the coding sequence ATGGCTCGGGGCGGCGAGGGCCGCGCCCGGGAGAGAGGCAGGAAGCGGCACGTGAAGCATCAGCGGGTGACGGTGATTGGCGGGGGCCTCGCGGGCAGCGAGTGCGCCTGGCAACTGGCGAAGCGCGGAGTGCCGGTGACGTTGCGGGAGATGAAGCCGCAGCGGCGCTCGCCCGCGCACAAGACGGACACGTTCGCGGAGCTGGTGTGCTCCAACTCTTTGCGCTCGGACAACCCGGAGAGCGCCATTGGCTTGTTGCACGCGGAGCTGCGCGCGCTGTCCTCGGTGATTCTGGGCTGCGCGGACACGCACCGGGTGCCGGCCGGTGACGCGCTGGCGGTGGACCGGGACGCCTTCTCGGCGGCGGTGACGCGCTCGGTGCACGAGGCGCCCGGCGTGGAGGTGGTGGCGGGCGAGGTGGAGCAGCTGCCCGAGGGCGTGGTGGTGATCGCCACGGGGCCGCTCACCTCGGACGCGCTGACGAAGGAGCTCGAGCGCTACGTGGGGGAGAAGCTCTATTTCTACGACTCCATCGCGCCCATCGTCGCCGGGGACTCCATCGACATGAACATCGCCTTTCGCGCGAGCCGCTATGGCAAGGGCGGAGGGGACGACTACATCAACCTGCCGCTCACCGCCGAGGAGTACGCGCGCTTCATCGCCGAGGTGAAGGCGGGCCAGAAGCTGCAGCCGCACAGCTTCGAGGAACCCCGGTACTTCGAGGGGTGTCTGCCCATCGAGGTGATGGTGGAGCGGGGAGACCAGACGCTCGCCTTCGGGCCGATGAAGCCGGTGGGGCTGGTGGATCCGCGCACGGGCAAGGAGTCCCACGCGGTGGTGCAGCTGCGCATGGAGGACAAGGCGGGCACGTCGTGGAACATGGTGGGCTTCCAGACGCGGCTCACGTGGGGTGAGCAGAAGCGCATCTTCACCTCCTGCATCCCGGGCCTGGCCCAGGCCGAGTTCCTGCGCATGGGGCAGATCCACCGCAACACCTTCATCGACGCGCCGCGGCTGCTCGGGCGGGACTTGTCGCTCAAGGCCGAGTCGCGGCTGTTCTTCGCGGGGCAGATCACGGGGGTGGAGGGGTACGTGGAGTCGGCGGCGTGTGGCTACCTGGCGGCGCTGGCGGTGTACGCGCGGCTCACCGGCGGCGAGTTCGTGCCGCCGCCGGCCACCACGGCGCTCGGCGCGCTCTACCGGCACGTGACGGGCGAGGCGCACCCGGAGGACTACGACTACCAGCCCTCCAACATCATCTTCGGGCTGTTTCCGCCGCTGCAGGGCCGGCACAAGAAGGCGGACAAGCGGGTGAAGTACGCGGAGCGGGCGCGGGCGGACTTGGCCACGTGGCTGCCGAGCGTGCCCCCCGCCGAGGCGCCTGGGAGGACGGTATGA